One genomic segment of [Phormidium] sp. ETS-05 includes these proteins:
- a CDS encoding Mrp/NBP35 family ATP-binding protein, protein MSVQQLDSRSVLEVLRPVQDPELQKSLVELNMIRHVKIDGGKVSFTLVLTTPACPLREFIVEDCQKAVRTLPGVEEVIVDVTAETPQQKGLPDRLGIDGVKNIIAISSGKGGVGKSSVAVNVAVSLAISGAKVGLLDADIYGPNAPQMLGLGDANVMVTDVGNREVLEPAFNHGVKLVSMAFLIDKDQPVIWRGPMLNGVIRQFLYQVSWGELDYLIIDLPPGTGDAQLTIVQAVPIAGVAIVTTPQEVALLDARKGLKMFEQLQVPVLGIVENMSYFIPPDLPDRQYDIFGSGGGEKTASELGVPLLGRVPLEISLRQGGDAGVPIVVGAPDSPSAQALRQIAGQIAAKVSVAAILGAR, encoded by the coding sequence ATGTCTGTACAACAATTGGATTCCCGATCGGTCTTAGAAGTCTTGCGCCCAGTCCAAGACCCCGAACTCCAAAAGAGTTTGGTAGAACTAAACATGATTCGCCATGTCAAAATCGATGGCGGCAAAGTCAGCTTTACCCTAGTGCTGACTACCCCCGCCTGTCCGCTGCGGGAATTCATCGTGGAAGACTGCCAAAAAGCGGTACGCACTCTCCCAGGAGTGGAAGAGGTAATCGTGGATGTAACGGCGGAAACCCCCCAGCAAAAAGGGCTCCCAGACCGTCTGGGCATTGATGGGGTGAAAAATATCATCGCCATCTCCAGCGGTAAGGGGGGTGTAGGGAAAAGCTCTGTGGCAGTGAATGTGGCCGTATCTTTGGCCATATCTGGCGCGAAAGTGGGCTTGCTGGATGCGGATATCTATGGACCGAACGCGCCGCAAATGCTGGGGTTGGGGGATGCCAACGTGATGGTGACAGATGTGGGCAACCGAGAAGTCCTCGAACCAGCGTTCAATCACGGTGTTAAATTGGTGTCGATGGCGTTTTTAATCGACAAAGACCAGCCGGTAATCTGGCGCGGACCGATGTTAAATGGCGTGATTCGCCAGTTTCTGTATCAGGTGTCTTGGGGGGAATTGGATTATTTAATTATTGACCTGCCCCCTGGGACTGGGGATGCACAACTGACGATCGTCCAAGCGGTGCCAATCGCTGGCGTGGCGATCGTCACTACCCCCCAAGAAGTGGCGTTACTGGATGCACGCAAGGGCTTAAAAATGTTTGAACAGCTCCAAGTCCCAGTGCTGGGGATTGTGGAAAATATGAGCTATTTCATCCCCCCAGACCTGCCCGATCGGCAATATGATATTTTCGGGTCCGGCGGCGGCGAAAAAACCGCCTCGGAATTGGGCGTGCCTCTGTTAGGGCGGGTGCCCCTAGAAATCTCCCTGCGCCAAGGCGGCGATGCTGGGGTGCCGATCGTCGTAGGCGCTCCCGACTCCCCATCCGCCCAAGCATTGCGCCAAATTGCTGGCCAAATTGCGGCGAAAGTTTCCGTGGCGGCTATATTAGGGGCGCGCTAA
- the rodA gene encoding rod shape-determining protein RodA, whose amino-acid sequence MQKSYFARNRWKLWLAPWLEMDWLLLLLIVGLTAFGGIVIRSTELQLGYTDWWQHWLVGAIGTAIALFFTRCRYENLMNWKWVIYGATNISLIAVMVIGTSALGAQRWITIGGFNIQPSEFAKLGMIITLAALLEQRTADTIPAVVKTLAITGIPWALVFLQPDLGTSLVFGAITLAMLYWGNANPGWLILMVSPLASAIFCGVYFPGWLAWVNLMGFVGWRSFPKRWLGALGAMILNLASGELGTILWGILKDYQKDRIILFLNPEKDPLGGGYHLIQSRIAIGAGELWGQGLYQGAQTQGNFIPEQHTDFIFSAIGEEFGFIGGLVLLFVFWLICLRLVMIAQNAKDNFGSLLAIGVLAMIVFQTVVNIGMTIGLAPVTGIPLPWLSYGRSALLTNFMAIGIVESVARSKPERKF is encoded by the coding sequence ATGCAAAAGTCTTATTTCGCACGAAATCGCTGGAAACTGTGGCTGGCTCCCTGGCTGGAGATGGACTGGCTGCTATTGCTTCTGATTGTAGGACTCACCGCATTTGGGGGGATCGTGATCCGCAGCACCGAACTGCAACTAGGCTATACCGACTGGTGGCAGCATTGGCTAGTTGGCGCGATCGGCACCGCGATCGCCCTCTTCTTTACTCGCTGTCGCTACGAAAACCTGATGAACTGGAAGTGGGTAATTTACGGCGCTACCAACATCTCCCTCATCGCTGTGATGGTTATTGGTACAAGCGCTTTGGGAGCCCAGCGGTGGATTACGATCGGCGGCTTCAACATCCAACCATCAGAATTTGCCAAGCTGGGTATGATTATCACCCTAGCCGCACTTTTAGAACAGCGCACCGCCGACACTATCCCCGCCGTAGTCAAAACCCTCGCCATCACCGGCATTCCTTGGGCTCTCGTTTTCCTCCAGCCAGACTTGGGCACCTCTTTAGTATTCGGCGCCATCACCCTCGCCATGCTCTATTGGGGTAATGCCAATCCGGGCTGGTTGATTTTGATGGTTTCTCCCCTGGCTTCCGCGATTTTCTGCGGCGTCTATTTCCCCGGCTGGTTGGCATGGGTAAACCTGATGGGTTTTGTGGGGTGGCGCAGTTTTCCTAAGCGTTGGTTGGGAGCCCTGGGGGCGATGATTCTCAATCTCGCCTCAGGGGAGCTGGGCACTATTCTCTGGGGAATTCTCAAAGATTATCAAAAAGACCGGATTATCTTGTTCTTAAACCCGGAAAAAGACCCCCTCGGTGGCGGCTATCACTTGATTCAGTCCCGCATCGCCATTGGCGCCGGAGAACTTTGGGGTCAAGGGCTCTACCAGGGGGCTCAAACCCAAGGCAATTTTATCCCCGAACAGCACACGGATTTTATCTTCTCGGCTATCGGAGAGGAATTTGGCTTCATTGGGGGTTTGGTCTTGCTGTTCGTCTTCTGGCTCATCTGCCTGCGGTTGGTGATGATCGCCCAAAATGCCAAAGATAACTTTGGTTCCTTGCTGGCGATCGGGGTTTTGGCGATGATTGTGTTCCAGACTGTGGTCAATATCGGTATGACGATCGGTCTAGCTCCCGTCACCGGTATCCCTTTACCCTGGCTCAGTTACGGTCGTTCCGCTCTGCTCACTAACTTTATGGCGATCGGCATTGTGGAATCCGTGGCTAGGTCCAAGCCAGAGCGGAAGTTTTAG
- a CDS encoding serine/threonine-protein kinase, translating into MARFFDYFQENQEFYLVQGFIEGHNLSHEITQGKKLSESYVIQLLSDFLPILAYLHQNQIIHRDIKPENIMRRNSDGKLVLIDFGIVKEMGSVVVSQGQTRYTVSAGTPGYMPIEQQVGKPEYSSDIYAVGVMAIFALTGISPDKLPLDKRTREVVWRQGTSVSEGLANILDKMVRYNCSHRYQDATEALAAIQSLTSPLPTKPSLPPPNLNRRTFLQMTALAGGGFIVAVASQDFWGGKILTKSPNPLRKGG; encoded by the coding sequence ATTGCCAGATTTTTCGACTATTTCCAGGAAAACCAAGAATTTTACCTCGTTCAAGGCTTTATCGAGGGACATAATTTAAGCCACGAAATCACTCAAGGCAAAAAATTAAGCGAATCTTATGTAATTCAACTCCTCAGCGACTTCCTCCCTATCCTCGCCTACCTCCACCAAAACCAAATCATCCACCGAGATATTAAACCAGAAAACATCATGCGCCGCAACAGTGATGGTAAACTGGTATTGATTGACTTTGGCATCGTCAAGGAAATGGGCTCGGTAGTGGTAAGTCAGGGACAAACCCGCTATACTGTTAGTGCGGGGACTCCTGGTTATATGCCAATAGAGCAGCAAGTTGGTAAACCAGAATATAGCAGTGATATCTATGCAGTGGGAGTTATGGCAATTTTTGCCCTCACGGGCATTAGTCCTGATAAACTACCACTAGATAAAAGAACTCGTGAAGTAGTTTGGCGTCAGGGAACCTCAGTCAGTGAGGGTTTAGCCAATATTTTGGACAAAATGGTGCGGTATAATTGCAGTCACCGCTACCAAGACGCAACAGAAGCATTAGCCGCCATTCAATCTCTCACATCACCATTACCCACTAAACCATCACTCCCACCACCTAACTTAAACCGCCGGACTTTTTTGCAAATGACAGCTTTGGCGGGGGGAGGGTTTATTGTCGCAGTGGCGAGTCAGGATTTTTGGGGGGGTAAAATCTTAACTAAATCCCCCAACCCCCTTAGAAAGGGGGGCTGA
- the hemF gene encoding oxygen-dependent coproporphyrinogen oxidase translates to MTFISTTEATKSGSEPPADSRSRVSQFMKGIQDEICQGLEALDGSGKFQEDSWERPEGGGGRSRVIRDGGIFEQGGVNFSEVWGTQLPPSILQQRPEANGHGFYATGTSMVLHPRNPYCPTVHLNYRYFEAGPVWWFGGGADLTPYYPFAEDAAHFHRTMKQACDAHSPSYYQVFKPWCDEYFYLKHRQEMRGVGGIFFDYQDGQGTLYRGSNASGPAAEVSQQLGAIPGRTWEQLFAFVESCGKAFLPAYGPIIEKRRHQEYGDRERQFQLYRRGRYVEFNLVYDRGTIFGLQTNGRTESILMSLPPLVRWEYGYQPEPNSPEAALTETFLVPQDWAQWTPTNAAV, encoded by the coding sequence ATGACATTTATTTCCACCACAGAGGCTACCAAGAGTGGTAGCGAGCCGCCAGCAGACTCTCGCTCCCGCGTCAGCCAGTTTATGAAGGGCATCCAAGATGAAATCTGCCAGGGACTAGAAGCCCTCGATGGTAGTGGCAAATTCCAGGAAGATAGCTGGGAGCGTCCCGAAGGTGGCGGCGGTCGCTCTCGCGTCATCCGGGACGGGGGCATCTTTGAGCAGGGGGGCGTGAATTTCTCGGAAGTCTGGGGCACCCAGCTACCGCCGTCGATTTTACAGCAGCGTCCGGAAGCTAATGGTCACGGTTTCTACGCTACGGGGACCTCGATGGTGTTGCACCCGCGCAATCCTTACTGCCCCACGGTACACCTGAATTATCGCTACTTTGAAGCGGGCCCAGTTTGGTGGTTTGGTGGCGGGGCGGACTTGACTCCTTATTATCCCTTCGCAGAAGATGCGGCCCATTTTCACCGCACTATGAAGCAAGCCTGTGATGCCCATAGTCCATCCTATTACCAGGTGTTCAAGCCTTGGTGTGATGAATACTTCTATTTGAAGCACCGCCAGGAAATGCGCGGTGTGGGGGGGATTTTCTTTGACTACCAAGATGGTCAAGGCACCTTGTATCGGGGCTCGAATGCCTCTGGTCCGGCAGCGGAAGTTAGCCAGCAACTGGGGGCAATACCGGGACGCACTTGGGAGCAGTTGTTCGCTTTTGTGGAATCCTGCGGTAAGGCGTTTTTGCCGGCTTATGGGCCCATCATCGAAAAACGCCGCCACCAGGAGTATGGCGATCGCGAGCGTCAGTTCCAACTCTACCGGCGCGGTCGTTATGTGGAATTTAACCTGGTGTACGATCGGGGCACCATTTTCGGCCTCCAAACCAACGGGCGCACGGAATCGATTTTAATGTCCCTGCCCCCCCTGGTACGTTGGGAATACGGCTACCAGCCTGAGCCCAACAGCCCCGAGGCCGCACTGACGGAAACTTTCCTGGTGCCTCAAGATTGGGCGCAATGGACGCCAACTAACGCTGCCGTCTAA
- the psb29 gene encoding photosystem II biogenesis protein Psp29, whose amino-acid sequence MNNVRTVSDTKRAFYRIHTRPISSIYRRVVEELMVEMHLLSVNEDFRYDPIYALGVVTSFDRFMQGYQPEDDKNSIFHALCQSIEHNPQQYREDAQKWESLAKTLEWSGVVGCLSLENSSDNGGELVALAQGITANPKFKYSRLFAIGMFTILQAADPDAAKNDKQLAEAVAKIAAALKLPEEKIKKDLELYRSNLEKMIQAQKVMADILAADRKKREERERAAGQGSS is encoded by the coding sequence GTGAATAACGTCCGCACAGTCTCAGATACAAAACGAGCCTTTTATAGGATTCATACCCGCCCGATCTCCTCCATCTACCGGCGAGTGGTGGAAGAGCTGATGGTGGAAATGCACTTACTCTCGGTTAATGAGGATTTCCGCTATGACCCCATTTATGCTCTTGGGGTTGTCACCTCATTCGATCGGTTTATGCAGGGCTACCAACCAGAGGACGATAAAAATTCTATTTTTCACGCCCTCTGTCAGTCTATAGAACACAACCCCCAGCAATACCGCGAAGATGCCCAAAAATGGGAATCATTGGCGAAAACCCTGGAATGGTCGGGGGTGGTGGGCTGTCTCTCTCTGGAAAATAGCTCGGACAATGGTGGTGAGTTGGTGGCACTTGCCCAAGGCATCACTGCTAACCCCAAATTCAAGTACAGCCGCCTGTTTGCCATTGGGATGTTCACCATACTGCAAGCTGCCGACCCGGACGCGGCGAAAAATGACAAGCAACTGGCGGAAGCTGTGGCGAAAATTGCTGCTGCTTTGAAGCTCCCGGAAGAAAAAATCAAGAAAGACCTGGAACTATACCGCAGCAATTTGGAAAAAATGATCCAAGCTCAAAAGGTGATGGCTGATATTCTGGCCGCCGATCGCAAAAAGCGAGAGGAGCGTGAGCGCGCTGCTGGGCAGGGTTCCTCTTGA
- a CDS encoding STAS domain-containing protein — translation MIHIEQREHTTPDGTKIIVLAPTGRLDITTAWQFRLKLQECISKLSRHIVVNLGQVNFIDSSGLTSLVAGMRDADKVKGSFRICNVHPEAKLVFEVTMMDSVFEIFETEEEALEPGPRSVPS, via the coding sequence GTGATCCACATCGAGCAAAGAGAACATACTACCCCTGATGGGACTAAGATTATCGTCTTGGCCCCCACGGGGCGTCTGGACATCACCACTGCATGGCAATTTCGCCTGAAGTTACAGGAATGTATTTCTAAACTCAGCCGCCACATTGTGGTCAATTTGGGTCAGGTTAATTTTATTGATAGCTCTGGCTTGACTTCTTTAGTGGCGGGAATGCGAGATGCCGACAAAGTGAAAGGCAGCTTTCGGATCTGCAATGTCCATCCAGAAGCTAAATTGGTGTTTGAAGTCACCATGATGGACTCAGTGTTTGAAATCTTTGAGACTGAGGAAGAAGCTCTGGAACCAGGCCCGCGCAGCGTTCCTAGTTGA
- a CDS encoding serine/threonine-protein kinase, producing the protein MSYCLNPNCRKPENPDANKFCISCGSKLLLADRYRATKPIGQGGFGKTFLAVDEYKPSHPPCVIKQFLPQTNFPASTQKAAELFQREAQQLDELGKHDQIPELYAHFTQEQRQYLVQEFIDGQNLEKELAANGVFNEQQIRQLLQDLLPVLQFVHEQGVIHRDIKPENIIRRQVDGKLVLVDFGSAKTFSNKATNKVGTTIGSAGYVAPEQLLGKATPGSDLYSLGVTCVRLLTQIPPLQLYDYREGVWVWRDYLQYPVSDRLGHLLDKLLQTKQEKRYQSVTQVQEAFREVTAASIPPQNSDAVATVAPSLWTRLLGATPQMLKGKLAQHWGKYDDAIASYDRKDRHPTQQLPSLVSKRLFMRRTRQTRNSPILL; encoded by the coding sequence ATGAGCTATTGCCTAAATCCTAATTGCCGGAAACCGGAAAATCCCGATGCAAATAAGTTTTGCATTAGTTGCGGATCTAAGTTGTTGCTAGCCGATCGCTACAGAGCAACCAAACCTATCGGACAAGGTGGGTTTGGTAAAACCTTTCTCGCGGTTGATGAATACAAACCCTCCCATCCTCCCTGCGTGATTAAGCAGTTTTTGCCCCAAACTAATTTCCCCGCTTCTACTCAAAAAGCGGCGGAATTGTTTCAGCGGGAAGCTCAACAACTGGACGAACTAGGAAAACACGACCAAATCCCGGAATTATACGCCCATTTTACCCAAGAGCAGCGGCAATATTTAGTCCAGGAATTTATCGATGGGCAAAACTTAGAAAAAGAATTGGCAGCGAATGGGGTGTTTAATGAGCAGCAAATTCGCCAGTTATTGCAAGATTTGTTACCAGTTTTACAATTTGTCCACGAACAAGGAGTAATTCACCGAGATATTAAGCCAGAAAATATTATCCGTCGCCAAGTTGATGGTAAACTGGTATTAGTAGATTTTGGATCGGCGAAAACTTTCAGTAATAAAGCCACAAATAAAGTAGGCACTACCATCGGCTCAGCGGGATATGTGGCCCCAGAACAGCTCCTGGGTAAAGCCACTCCGGGAAGTGATTTATACAGTTTAGGCGTCACTTGTGTGCGATTGCTCACACAAATTCCACCATTACAGTTATATGACTATCGGGAGGGGGTGTGGGTGTGGCGGGATTATTTGCAGTATCCGGTGAGCGATCGCCTTGGGCATCTCCTCGATAAACTCCTGCAAACCAAACAAGAAAAACGCTACCAGTCTGTTACCCAAGTCCAAGAAGCCTTTCGGGAAGTCACCGCCGCCAGCATTCCCCCCCAAAATAGCGACGCCGTTGCCACAGTTGCACCATCTTTATGGACCCGCCTGCTGGGAGCCACCCCCCAAATGCTCAAAGGCAAACTGGCGCAACATTGGGGTAAATACGATGACGCGATCGCCTCATACGATCGAAAGGATCGCCATCCAACCCAACAACTACCAAGCCTGGTATCAAAAAGGCTGTTTATGCGCCGAACTAGGCAAACAAGAAATAGCCCTATTCTGCTATGA
- a CDS encoding tetratricopeptide repeat protein has protein sequence MERIAIQPNNYQAWYQKGCLCAELGKQEIALFCYEKTVAIHPTHFEAWRERGLLLTKSQLYQEAVSCYLKSLQINSQQPVVWLWLSFALKQINDTNQSRICFEKARDILPSSPVETANLLLQAWQKIIE, from the coding sequence ATCGAAAGGATCGCCATCCAACCCAACAACTACCAAGCCTGGTATCAAAAAGGCTGTTTATGCGCCGAACTAGGCAAACAAGAAATAGCCCTATTCTGCTATGAAAAAACCGTAGCCATCCACCCCACCCACTTTGAAGCATGGCGCGAGAGAGGCTTACTCCTCACCAAATCACAACTCTACCAAGAAGCCGTATCCTGTTACTTAAAATCCCTCCAAATCAACTCCCAGCAGCCAGTAGTATGGCTATGGCTCAGCTTTGCCCTCAAACAAATCAACGACACCAACCAATCCCGCATCTGCTTTGAAAAAGCCAGAGACATTCTCCCATCCAGTCCCGTAGAAACAGCCAACCTCCTCCTGCAAGCATGGCAAAAAATCATTGAGTAA
- the tsaB gene encoding tRNA (adenosine(37)-N6)-threonylcarbamoyltransferase complex dimerization subunit type 1 TsaB has product MTKEKYALAIHTSSPELGLAISKLPLDGDLRCQTWNLGRDMAGEMHSQLVEFIQPQTWQDLAFVAVAIGPGSFTGTRLGVVTARTLAQQLHIPLFGISSLAAAVLSHMNINKTKNINKIPKTSWIPVKMPAQRGQIFGAIYELQEKIQLFHSDAVFTPQAWQETLAGLSRPYELLDIPAGAGLGGTARQVLELAEIQWRELGESGNKKPPTWSEVVPFYGQHPVDG; this is encoded by the coding sequence ATGACCAAGGAAAAATACGCCCTCGCCATCCACACCAGCAGCCCCGAATTGGGTTTAGCCATCAGTAAATTGCCCTTAGATGGCGACTTGAGATGTCAAACCTGGAATTTAGGCAGAGACATGGCGGGGGAAATGCACTCCCAACTGGTGGAATTTATCCAGCCTCAGACTTGGCAAGATTTAGCATTTGTCGCCGTAGCCATAGGTCCGGGGAGCTTCACCGGAACTAGGTTAGGCGTCGTCACCGCTCGCACCCTCGCCCAACAGCTCCATATCCCCCTCTTTGGCATTTCCAGTTTAGCTGCTGCTGTTCTCAGTCATATGAATATAAATAAAACTAAAAATATAAATAAAATACCCAAAACCTCTTGGATTCCAGTCAAGATGCCAGCTCAACGAGGGCAAATATTTGGGGCGATATATGAATTACAAGAGAAAATACAGTTATTTCATTCAGATGCCGTATTCACCCCCCAGGCTTGGCAAGAAACTTTGGCGGGACTGTCAAGGCCCTATGAGTTACTAGACATCCCCGCTGGAGCGGGTTTAGGCGGGACAGCGCGTCAAGTGCTGGAACTAGCAGAGATACAGTGGCGGGAACTGGGGGAAAGCGGCAATAAAAAACCCCCAACCTGGTCAGAAGTAGTGCCATTTTACGGTCAACATCCGGTAGATGGCTAA
- a CDS encoding serine/threonine-protein kinase, with the protein MSYCLNPNCLNPENPDGKLVCINCGSKIMLKDRYRPIKLIGVGGMGRNFLASDEDTPSKRLCVIKQLSPAPSTQTNPNSFHKAVELFNREAVQLDRLGSAQSHIPQLLAYLEQDKRLYFVQEFINGDNLLVEMEQEGVFDEAKIRQLLLDLLPVIKYIHQQGVIHRDLKPTNMMRRRTTPGENRGELVLIDFGISKQLSGTIAAEGTVLGTPGYAPPEQMTYGEAYPASDIYALGTTCIHLLTGVHPARLYNPQQNRWLWQDLLQQRGSAIGSDLEKILDKCLAPDVRARYQSAEALLADIQPAPVSRLPVPPLPPFPRGSAPVPPSPSPPIARTTAPSTTVPTYRPLHSFQAHTGTVRALAINPDGKLLATGSDDNTIKLWEIDSGKQLLTLASHSNWVTSLAFHPDGKRLVSGSYDTTIKLWQLPDGQLIRTLTAHTREVFCVAFSPDGTRMASGSYQNVNLWNLRDGFMHLLMGDTFRTLSGHIKWVNAVAFSPDGKVLASGGGDNMIKLWDVAKGEELRKLQGHRAGVLSLNFSPDGAVLASGSYDKTVKLWRRVDGLEIRTLEGYAAGVVAVNFGRDGQTVTTGTENGTLQRWHLREQRPLDTVTTDVPLLDAVAFSSQGKTIATGAEDGTVKIWQCD; encoded by the coding sequence ATGAGTTACTGCCTCAACCCCAACTGCCTCAACCCCGAAAACCCCGACGGGAAATTAGTGTGCATCAACTGCGGCAGCAAAATTATGCTCAAAGACCGCTACCGCCCGATTAAACTAATCGGTGTGGGCGGTATGGGGCGGAACTTTCTGGCGTCTGATGAAGACACCCCCTCAAAAAGGCTCTGCGTCATTAAGCAGCTTTCCCCCGCACCCAGCACCCAAACTAACCCCAATTCTTTCCACAAAGCGGTAGAACTGTTTAACCGGGAGGCAGTGCAGCTCGATCGCCTAGGGTCCGCCCAGTCCCACATCCCCCAGCTCCTAGCATACTTAGAACAAGACAAACGCCTCTATTTCGTGCAAGAATTCATCAACGGCGATAATTTGCTGGTGGAAATGGAGCAAGAAGGGGTGTTTGATGAAGCGAAAATCCGCCAATTGCTCCTGGACTTGCTACCCGTCATCAAATATATCCATCAGCAGGGAGTGATACATCGGGACCTGAAGCCCACCAACATGATGCGCCGCCGCACGACGCCGGGAGAAAACCGAGGCGAGTTGGTACTTATTGACTTCGGTATCTCCAAGCAGCTAAGCGGGACGATCGCCGCCGAAGGCACGGTTTTAGGCACTCCCGGCTACGCCCCCCCCGAACAAATGACCTACGGCGAAGCCTACCCCGCCAGCGACATCTACGCCTTGGGCACCACCTGCATCCACCTACTCACCGGCGTTCACCCCGCCCGTCTGTACAACCCCCAACAAAACCGCTGGTTGTGGCAAGACCTCCTGCAACAGCGGGGCAGCGCGATCGGCAGCGACCTAGAAAAGATTTTAGACAAATGTCTCGCCCCCGACGTCAGAGCCAGATATCAATCTGCAGAAGCACTCCTCGCCGATATCCAACCCGCACCAGTTTCCAGGCTCCCCGTCCCCCCACTACCCCCCTTTCCCAGAGGGTCCGCGCCCGTCCCCCCGTCTCCGTCTCCTCCCATCGCCAGAACCACCGCCCCTAGTACCACAGTCCCCACTTACCGTCCCCTGCACAGTTTCCAAGCTCACACAGGCACAGTTCGCGCCCTAGCTATCAACCCAGACGGCAAGCTGCTAGCTACCGGTAGTGATGACAACACAATTAAACTGTGGGAAATTGATAGCGGAAAGCAGCTCCTCACCTTAGCGAGCCATTCTAATTGGGTGACTTCTCTAGCTTTCCACCCCGATGGCAAACGCCTCGTTTCCGGCAGTTACGACACTACCATTAAACTCTGGCAATTGCCCGACGGCCAGTTAATTCGCACCCTTACCGCTCATACCCGCGAGGTGTTTTGCGTCGCCTTCAGTCCCGATGGCACCCGGATGGCTTCTGGGAGTTATCAGAATGTGAATTTGTGGAATTTGCGCGATGGGTTTATGCACTTACTTATGGGAGACACATTTCGCACCCTCAGCGGTCACATCAAGTGGGTGAATGCGGTGGCGTTCAGTCCCGATGGCAAGGTGCTGGCTTCTGGTGGCGGCGACAATATGATTAAGTTGTGGGATGTGGCCAAAGGGGAAGAGTTGCGCAAACTCCAAGGACATAGAGCCGGAGTGTTGAGCCTAAATTTCAGCCCCGATGGCGCGGTATTGGCTTCTGGCAGTTATGATAAAACGGTGAAGCTGTGGCGGCGGGTGGATGGGTTGGAGATTCGCACCTTGGAGGGTTACGCTGCGGGAGTGGTGGCGGTGAATTTTGGCCGGGATGGCCAAACCGTGACCACCGGAACCGAGAATGGCACATTGCAGCGGTGGCATTTGCGGGAGCAGCGACCTTTAGATACTGTTACTACAGATGTGCCGTTGCTAGATGCGGTGGCCTTCAGCAGCCAAGGCAAGACGATCGCCACTGGCGCCGAAGACGGCACCGTGAAGATTTGGCAATGTGATTAA
- a CDS encoding rhomboid family intramembrane serine protease: MVPLRDDNPTSITPYVTYGLIVANVLAFIYELILQQQGQLEPFFQLWAVVPQQLTASFEGTLVVTPVPEWVTLFSSQFLHAGWLHLGGNMLFLWIFGNNVEDCLGHLKYLVFYLACGALAALAQWYFSMASPIPSLGASGAIAGVMGAYILRYPTAEILTLIPLGIFTTVARIPAFFFLGFWFLQQSFYGLASLSQTNVGMAGGGIAYWAHAGGFLFGAILGPIMGLFSNSRG, encoded by the coding sequence ATGGTTCCTCTGCGCGATGATAACCCAACCAGCATCACGCCTTATGTGACATATGGGTTAATTGTAGCGAATGTTTTGGCATTTATTTATGAGCTAATTTTGCAGCAACAAGGTCAGTTAGAGCCGTTTTTTCAACTATGGGCGGTGGTGCCGCAACAGCTAACAGCTAGCTTTGAAGGGACTTTGGTGGTGACGCCGGTGCCGGAGTGGGTAACGCTGTTTAGCTCCCAATTTTTACACGCCGGATGGCTGCATTTGGGAGGAAATATGCTGTTTTTGTGGATTTTTGGCAATAATGTGGAAGACTGCTTGGGACATTTGAAATACCTGGTTTTTTATCTGGCTTGTGGGGCTTTAGCGGCTTTAGCTCAGTGGTATTTTTCTATGGCATCTCCGATTCCGTCCCTAGGGGCGTCAGGGGCGATCGCTGGGGTGATGGGTGCCTATATCCTGAGATATCCCACCGCTGAAATTCTCACCTTAATTCCCCTAGGGATTTTTACTACTGTAGCTCGGATTCCCGCCTTTTTCTTTCTCGGTTTTTGGTTTCTCCAACAGAGTTTTTACGGCTTAGCTAGTCTTTCTCAAACTAATGTGGGGATGGCAGGGGGCGGAATTGCCTATTGGGCTCATGCGGGCGGTTTCTTGTTCGGCGCCATCCTCGGTCCGATTATGGGCTTATTCAGCAATTCCAGAGGCTGA